The Parus major isolate Abel chromosome 4, Parus_major1.1, whole genome shotgun sequence genome has a window encoding:
- the RASL11B gene encoding ras-like protein family member 11B, producing the protein MRLTQSMCTIAECAPGGDGPATARPRLVKIAVVGGSGVGKTALVVRFLTRRFIGDYERNAGNLYSRHIQVDGEMLAIQVQDTPGVQIHEHSLDCNEQLNRCIRWADALVIVFSITDYKSFELLSHLYHHVRQLHPGNMVPVVIVANKADLLHIKEVEPQQGLQLANMLGCTFYEVSVSENYNNVFNAFHLLCKEVNKQQITSTPERRRTSLIPRPKSPNMQDLKRRFKQALSAKVRTVTSV; encoded by the exons ATGCGCCTGACGCAGAGCATGTGCACCATCGCCGAGTGCGCGCCCGGCGGCGACGGCCCCGCCACCGCCCGGCCCCGCCTCGTCAAGATCGCGGTGGTGGGGGGCAGCGGCGTGGGCAAGACAG CGCTCGTGGTGCGGTTCCTCACCCGGCGGTTCATCGGAGACTATGAGCGGAACGCAG GTAATCTCTACAGCAGGCACATCCAGGTAGATGGAGAGATGTTGGCCATCCAAGTGCAAGATACTCCAGGAGTTCAG ATCCATGAACACAGTCTGGATTGTAATGAGCAGCTGAACAGATGCATTCGCTGGGCAGATGCCCTGGTGATTGTCTTCTCCATCACTGACTATAAGAGCTTTGAACTACTCAGTCACCTCTACCATCATGTTCGACAGCTGCATCCAGGGAACATGGTCCCTGTCGTCATTGTGGCAAACAAAGCTGATCTCTTGCATATCAAAGAGGTGGAGCCTCAGCAGGGACTTCAGCTGGCCAATATGCTGGGCTGTACTTTCTATGAAGTATCTGTCAGTGAAAACTATAACAACGTCTTTAATGCTTTCCATCTCCTCTGTAAAGAAGTCAATAAACAACAAATAACCAGCACCCCTGAGAGGAGGAGAACCTCTCTTATTCCACGGCCAAAATCACCCAACATGCAGGACCTGAAGAGAAGGTTTAAACAAGCTTTGTCTGCCAAAGTGAGGACTGTCACTTCTGTTTGA